A window from Glaciimonas sp. PCH181 encodes these proteins:
- the glmS gene encoding glutamine--fructose-6-phosphate transaminase (isomerizing) translates to MCGIVGAVAQNNVTPILLEGLKRLEYRGYDSCGIALHVNGKLQRSRSTSRVADLESQINISGLAGFTGIAHTRWATHGAPATHNAHPHFSRDRIALVHNGIIENHDDLRTELQAAGYIFESQTDTEVIAHLVDHMYTGDLFETVQQAVKRLTGAYAIAVFSVDEPHRVVAARQGSPLIVGIGEGQNFVASDAMAIAGTTDQIIYLEEGDVVDLQLQRVWIVDIDGKQVEREVKTVHAYSSAVELGPYQHYMQKEIFEQPRAISDTLEGVTAIMPELFGDKAFNIFKQIDSVLILACGTSYYAGLTAKYWIESVAKIPVNVEIASEYRYRDSVPNPNALVVTITQSGETADTLAALKHARALGMLHTLTICNVATSAMVRECALAYITRAGVEVGVASTKAFTTQLVGLFLLTLALAQSKGRLSDEQEQTQLKALRHLPAALQSVLALEPHIVAWAEAFARKENALFLGRGMHYPIALEGALKLKEITYIHAEAYAAGELKHGPLALVTEEMPVVTVAPNDTLIEKLKSNMQEVRARGGQLYVFADADSRINSSEGVHVIRLPENYGLLSPILHVVPLQLLAYHTALARGTDVDKPRNLAKSVTVE, encoded by the coding sequence ATGTGCGGTATCGTCGGCGCAGTTGCGCAAAATAATGTCACCCCGATCTTGTTAGAAGGCCTGAAACGCCTCGAATACCGTGGATACGACTCTTGCGGCATCGCGCTGCACGTCAATGGCAAATTGCAACGCTCGCGCAGCACCTCCCGCGTCGCCGATCTGGAAAGTCAAATCAACATTTCGGGATTAGCTGGTTTCACCGGCATCGCCCACACCCGCTGGGCCACCCACGGCGCGCCCGCCACGCATAATGCCCATCCGCATTTTTCTCGCGACCGCATTGCGCTAGTCCACAACGGCATCATCGAAAATCACGACGACCTGCGCACAGAATTGCAAGCTGCCGGCTATATCTTCGAAAGCCAGACCGACACCGAAGTGATCGCCCATCTGGTCGATCACATGTACACCGGCGACCTGTTCGAGACCGTGCAACAAGCCGTCAAACGCCTCACCGGTGCTTACGCAATTGCCGTCTTCAGCGTCGATGAACCGCATCGCGTCGTCGCCGCCCGCCAAGGCTCGCCATTGATCGTCGGCATCGGCGAAGGACAAAATTTTGTCGCCTCCGACGCGATGGCAATCGCTGGCACGACCGATCAGATTATCTATCTCGAAGAAGGTGACGTAGTCGATTTGCAACTGCAACGCGTCTGGATCGTCGACATCGACGGCAAACAAGTTGAGCGCGAAGTTAAAACCGTCCACGCCTACAGCAGCGCGGTAGAACTCGGCCCGTATCAGCACTACATGCAAAAGGAAATTTTTGAGCAGCCACGCGCTATTTCCGACACGCTAGAAGGCGTCACCGCCATCATGCCGGAGCTATTCGGCGACAAAGCCTTTAACATTTTCAAGCAAATTGATTCCGTCCTGATCCTGGCCTGCGGCACCAGCTATTACGCCGGTCTGACCGCAAAATACTGGATCGAATCCGTCGCAAAAATCCCGGTCAACGTCGAAATCGCCAGCGAATACCGCTACCGCGATAGCGTCCCCAACCCTAACGCATTAGTCGTCACCATCACCCAAAGCGGCGAAACCGCCGACACACTAGCCGCACTTAAACACGCACGCGCGCTAGGCATGCTGCACACCCTCACCATCTGCAATGTCGCCACCAGCGCCATGGTGCGTGAATGCGCGCTAGCCTACATCACCCGCGCTGGGGTCGAGGTCGGCGTTGCGTCAACCAAAGCCTTCACCACGCAACTAGTCGGCCTGTTCCTGCTCACGCTAGCACTCGCCCAATCCAAAGGCCGCCTCAGCGACGAGCAAGAACAAACCCAATTAAAAGCCCTGCGCCACCTCCCGGCAGCGCTGCAAAGCGTACTAGCGCTAGAACCACACATCGTCGCCTGGGCAGAAGCCTTCGCCCGCAAAGAAAACGCACTTTTTCTCGGTCGCGGCATGCACTACCCGATCGCGCTTGAAGGCGCATTAAAACTAAAAGAAATTACTTACATCCACGCCGAAGCCTACGCCGCCGGAGAACTCAAACACGGCCCGTTAGCACTAGTCACCGAAGAAATGCCCGTCGTCACGGTAGCCCCCAACGACACCCTGATCGAAAAACTCAAATCCAACATGCAAGAAGTCCGCGCCCGAGGCGGTCAGCTATACGTCTTCGCCGACGCCGACTCCCGCATCAACTCCAGCGAAGGCGTACACGTAATTCGCCTGCCAGAAAACTACGGTTTGCTGTCACCGATTTTGCATGTAGTGCCTTTGCAATTGCTGGCGTATCACACTGCGTTAGCGCGGGGGACAGATGTGGATAAGCCGCGGAATCTGGCTAAGTCTGTGACTGTGGAGTGA
- the glmU gene encoding bifunctional UDP-N-acetylglucosamine diphosphorylase/glucosamine-1-phosphate N-acetyltransferase GlmU, producing MNVVILAAGMGKRMQSALPKVLHPLAGKSLLAHVIDTARTLSPTRLCVIYGHGGDAVLSQFTASDLVFAKQEPQLGTGHAVMQAVPQLDDAVPTLVLYGDVPLTSSAALQRLVSAAGQDKLAILTVELDDPTGYGRIVRDNDGKGDIVSIVEQKDATPAERAITECNTGIMVAPTAHLKQWLAGLSNNNAQGEYYLTDIVASAVAAGTPVVSAQPDAVWETLGVNSKVQLAELERIHQRSIANRLLEQGVTLLDPARLDVRGTLTCGRDVTIDVGCVFEGIVTLEDGVTISANCVIKNAHIGNSASIKPFCHIEDATVGAASQIGPYARLRPGTTLGEDVHIGNFVEVKNSQIAAHSKANHLAYVGDATVGSRVNIGAGTITCNYDGANKSRTIIEDDVFIGSDSQLVAPVTIGKGATLGAGTTLTKNAPPGTLTVSRSRQVTIEGWVRPVKIKK from the coding sequence ATGAACGTCGTCATCCTCGCCGCTGGAATGGGCAAACGCATGCAATCGGCACTGCCTAAAGTGCTCCATCCGCTTGCCGGAAAATCACTATTAGCGCACGTTATCGATACCGCCCGCACCCTATCGCCCACGCGTTTATGCGTCATTTACGGCCATGGCGGCGATGCCGTTCTCAGCCAATTTACTGCCAGTGACCTGGTCTTTGCCAAGCAAGAACCGCAACTTGGCACCGGCCACGCCGTCATGCAAGCAGTACCACAGCTCGATGATGCCGTCCCAACGCTAGTGCTCTACGGCGACGTACCGCTGACATCCAGCGCCGCATTGCAGCGTCTGGTCAGCGCCGCAGGCCAAGACAAACTCGCTATTTTGACTGTCGAGCTAGACGACCCGACCGGCTACGGCCGCATCGTCCGCGACAATGATGGCAAAGGCGATATTGTCAGTATCGTTGAACAAAAAGACGCCACCCCAGCCGAGCGCGCCATCACCGAATGCAACACCGGCATCATGGTCGCGCCGACCGCGCATCTCAAGCAATGGCTAGCTGGTTTATCGAACAACAACGCCCAGGGCGAATATTATCTGACCGATATCGTCGCCAGTGCGGTCGCCGCTGGCACGCCCGTCGTCTCCGCCCAGCCTGACGCCGTATGGGAAACACTAGGCGTCAACAGCAAAGTTCAGCTAGCCGAACTAGAACGCATCCATCAGCGCAGCATCGCCAATCGCCTGCTAGAACAAGGCGTCACGCTATTAGATCCGGCACGGCTGGATGTACGCGGCACGCTGACTTGCGGTCGCGATGTCACGATTGATGTCGGTTGTGTTTTCGAAGGCATCGTCACGCTAGAAGACGGCGTCACCATCAGCGCCAATTGCGTCATCAAAAATGCCCATATCGGCAACAGCGCCAGTATCAAACCGTTCTGTCACATCGAAGACGCAACAGTCGGCGCAGCGTCGCAAATCGGCCCCTATGCGCGTCTGCGTCCCGGCACGACACTTGGCGAAGACGTACATATCGGCAACTTTGTGGAAGTCAAAAATAGCCAGATCGCCGCGCACAGCAAGGCGAATCATTTAGCCTACGTCGGCGACGCCACAGTCGGCTCGCGCGTTAACATTGGTGCAGGCACGATCACCTGCAACTACGACGGCGCAAATAAATCCCGTACCATCATTGAAGATGACGTCTTTATCGGCAGCGATAGCCAACTGGTCGCACCGGTCACCATCGGCAAAGGCGCGACGCTCGGCGCGGGAACCACATTAACCAAAAATGCCCCACCCGGTACACTCACCGTCTCGCGCAGCCGACAAGTCACGATAGAAGGCTGGGTCCGTCCGGTAAAAATCAAGAAATAA
- a CDS encoding AAA domain-containing protein has translation MSSTLNLKTRQLSTFLQQYVLEKKTLILANKKGGASLRAGTDNDDIPVLIKTWPRVPGTDDSDVRDIWRNEIRQLHRLTGHPGASDYIVELRTTHEDETGFYLVLNPDQRRPLDKLLGDEESNGRRSIPAVLRDRRVLWRNLRRIALGLEILHSQGLLHRNLSTWSVLTAATNEPDFQLTGFEWSMRLVSSDDKPGSRKADAQRLEGHSFIRDWQDFGQLAVLLLGLNAKIKNRAIPNHEVTATVTIEEIKFVRQLLQITPTELVDGHFVVMRIDEILTVLDAHTRNKEPRFSLVVSLGQQSPLARKIREASGGEIELDDSVSQREFVEADLFNPILISERVIGFPDQFNLVLRGQHLSYQLQDYTFGPEKTSSNWDAAACFRADLTMPLFFKIIKTMPLSFKAINLMTPSEMKANTHRIRERFTSWDELRKHLHPVTPSAGKEKLLRKSFALTQMLEYLFSASELFRVEIVKLPANFVIDQAHQNILAVRPRPDENRDRLSLALGLRDVLAVRLERALLEDRTEHDESRIQSWRLTDSSILGGRSESKTEWKFHTTVTASTGETLYIFFGDQPAPTVAEAFLISEDSVGTHEQFLRRMKSFKALAEHGELARMLVDPRSRVMHIVEASPSSAQFLELDASKQDAFKATIETMPLFLIQGPPGVGKTRLVRELVRYSISEDSSARILLSAQSNHAVDHLLHEMEEFVDQPADVKPLVVRCRAGGKKDELSPFDIGQQTKRFVSDLMKSDLYAESSSQIRRQIDQLGTSYGLDGSEENWDSLPPISKSSRRALEGLVLRAANMVFATTNSSDLGRLIEEKGQFDWSIVEEAGKATGGELISPLLLSHRRLMIGDHKQLPPFGAERLLALLAKPKGVKSALKLGDPLIGRMFRDTTIDEIFSDVEADESPAGEQSFAELCNKASRAFSLFETIIEDEFERQELRKSGRPIALPLIAQHRMHPAIATVVSNAFYETRLYTDKDSAEKFRTEEAPIISLDPGKLPDCPIVWIDMPFVQGTMHMKFGEALPKYSNDLELEAVEAVLKLLAASPGVKKPPSLAILSPYSRQVSKLNGITEAGSQLPAALRQFTRAAKQKTFCSTVDSFQGSEADCVVISLVRNNNLGNVSSGLGFLADPRRMNVLLSRARWKLIIVGSLSFLKKIDKTPKSAEEAIRTKFLEILLSVVTPSTPNENIRVVSYSDLIGKLI, from the coding sequence ATGTCGTCCACTCTAAATTTGAAGACTCGTCAACTGAGCACGTTTCTTCAACAGTATGTGCTCGAGAAAAAAACTTTAATTTTGGCGAACAAAAAGGGTGGCGCCTCGCTAAGAGCAGGGACGGACAATGACGATATTCCTGTTTTAATAAAAACATGGCCGAGAGTTCCAGGGACTGATGACTCCGATGTTCGCGATATATGGCGAAACGAGATTCGGCAACTGCATCGCTTGACTGGGCATCCCGGTGCATCTGATTACATTGTTGAACTTCGAACTACTCATGAAGATGAGACTGGCTTCTATCTCGTATTAAACCCCGATCAGCGTCGTCCCCTTGATAAGTTATTAGGAGATGAGGAATCCAATGGTCGCCGATCGATACCGGCTGTCTTACGTGACCGTCGCGTCCTGTGGAGAAATTTAAGGCGGATTGCACTCGGCCTGGAAATACTTCATTCTCAAGGTCTGCTGCATAGGAATTTATCGACTTGGTCAGTATTGACGGCAGCGACAAATGAACCGGACTTCCAACTGACGGGATTCGAATGGTCCATGCGACTTGTTTCGTCCGATGATAAACCTGGATCGCGCAAAGCTGATGCACAACGTCTTGAAGGTCACTCCTTTATCCGAGATTGGCAAGATTTTGGACAGCTTGCGGTCCTCCTTTTAGGTCTCAACGCAAAAATAAAGAACCGAGCGATCCCAAATCATGAGGTTACAGCGACCGTTACAATCGAAGAAATTAAGTTTGTAAGACAGCTTCTCCAAATCACTCCTACCGAATTGGTAGATGGTCATTTTGTAGTAATGCGAATAGACGAGATATTGACGGTGCTCGACGCACACACCAGAAATAAAGAGCCAAGGTTTAGTCTAGTTGTATCTCTCGGCCAACAAAGTCCACTTGCACGAAAAATTCGAGAAGCGTCTGGAGGCGAGATAGAGCTCGATGATTCGGTTTCTCAAAGGGAATTTGTTGAAGCGGATCTGTTCAATCCAATTTTGATTTCCGAGCGAGTTATTGGATTCCCCGATCAATTTAACTTGGTACTACGCGGTCAGCACCTTAGTTATCAATTGCAAGATTACACTTTCGGCCCTGAGAAAACATCGTCAAATTGGGATGCAGCAGCATGTTTCCGTGCCGATCTCACTATGCCATTGTTTTTCAAAATCATCAAAACCATGCCGCTTTCCTTCAAAGCCATTAATTTGATGACCCCGTCGGAAATGAAAGCGAACACGCATCGAATACGTGAACGGTTTACATCCTGGGACGAACTCCGTAAGCATTTGCATCCTGTCACCCCGAGCGCAGGTAAGGAAAAATTACTTCGCAAATCCTTCGCGTTGACGCAAATGCTTGAGTATCTGTTTTCAGCTTCGGAGTTGTTTCGCGTGGAGATCGTCAAGCTACCCGCCAATTTTGTTATAGATCAAGCTCACCAAAACATTCTGGCGGTAAGGCCGCGACCAGATGAAAATCGTGACCGGCTTTCGCTGGCGCTAGGGCTGCGCGACGTTTTGGCTGTGAGATTAGAGCGCGCTCTTCTTGAAGATCGAACTGAACACGACGAAAGTCGAATACAAAGTTGGAGACTTACGGATTCCTCTATTTTGGGAGGCCGTTCAGAATCTAAGACTGAATGGAAATTTCATACTACGGTAACCGCTTCAACGGGCGAGACGCTCTATATCTTTTTTGGAGACCAGCCTGCGCCAACTGTTGCAGAGGCCTTCTTGATTTCCGAGGACTCCGTGGGCACACACGAACAGTTCCTGCGACGAATGAAGAGCTTTAAGGCATTAGCAGAGCACGGGGAATTGGCACGAATGTTGGTTGACCCGAGATCGCGGGTGATGCACATTGTTGAAGCCTCGCCATCGTCAGCGCAATTTCTAGAGCTTGACGCTTCCAAACAAGATGCGTTTAAGGCGACCATAGAAACGATGCCCCTGTTTCTCATTCAAGGCCCACCTGGCGTGGGAAAGACCCGTCTCGTCCGTGAGCTGGTTCGCTACTCCATTTCAGAGGACAGCTCTGCGCGTATCTTGCTTTCCGCCCAAAGTAACCATGCGGTTGATCACCTCCTTCATGAAATGGAGGAGTTTGTCGATCAGCCGGCCGACGTGAAGCCACTGGTTGTTCGTTGTCGAGCCGGAGGAAAGAAAGACGAGCTTAGTCCGTTTGACATCGGTCAACAGACAAAGCGTTTCGTATCAGATTTAATGAAAAGCGATTTGTATGCTGAGTCGTCTTCTCAAATAAGGCGTCAAATTGATCAACTTGGTACGTCATATGGTTTGGACGGATCCGAGGAAAACTGGGACTCTCTTCCTCCAATATCGAAATCATCCCGTCGCGCGCTGGAGGGTTTAGTGCTAAGGGCGGCCAACATGGTGTTTGCGACCACAAATTCCAGCGACCTTGGAAGGTTGATCGAGGAAAAAGGACAGTTCGACTGGTCAATCGTCGAGGAAGCTGGAAAGGCAACCGGCGGTGAACTGATTTCACCGCTTCTCTTATCACATCGTCGCCTCATGATTGGAGACCATAAGCAACTTCCTCCATTCGGTGCCGAGCGTCTCTTAGCTTTGCTTGCAAAACCAAAGGGTGTCAAGAGTGCACTGAAGCTAGGAGACCCCTTGATTGGCCGAATGTTCAGAGATACGACGATTGATGAGATTTTCTCTGACGTCGAGGCCGATGAATCCCCCGCCGGCGAACAGTCTTTCGCGGAACTTTGCAATAAAGCGAGTAGGGCGTTCTCACTATTCGAGACAATTATCGAGGATGAGTTTGAACGCCAAGAGCTACGCAAATCCGGTAGGCCGATCGCATTACCGCTAATTGCTCAGCATCGAATGCACCCCGCAATTGCAACAGTCGTTTCCAATGCATTCTATGAAACGAGGCTTTATACTGATAAGGACAGCGCCGAAAAATTTCGAACCGAAGAGGCACCAATAATTTCTCTCGACCCCGGAAAGCTGCCTGATTGTCCAATCGTTTGGATCGATATGCCTTTTGTTCAGGGTACGATGCATATGAAATTTGGCGAGGCCCTCCCAAAATATAGTAATGATCTTGAGCTCGAAGCCGTTGAGGCGGTTCTGAAGCTGCTGGCCGCAAGTCCAGGTGTCAAGAAGCCACCATCATTGGCAATTCTCTCGCCATATAGTCGCCAAGTTTCTAAGTTAAATGGAATTACTGAGGCTGGATCCCAATTGCCTGCGGCACTAAGGCAGTTCACACGTGCCGCAAAGCAGAAGACGTTCTGTAGTACCGTTGATTCCTTTCAAGGTAGCGAGGCAGATTGCGTCGTCATATCGCTTGTTAGAAATAACAATCTTGGCAATGTATCTTCTGGGCTGGGATTCCTTGCCGATCCTCGTCGGATGAATGTGCTATTGAGCCGAGCACGATGGAAATTGATTATAGTTGGCAGTCTTTCGTTTCTAAAGAAGATTGACAAAACTCCTAAATCTGCTGAGGAGGCCATACGTACAAAGTTTCTTGAAATATTATTGAGTGTTGTCACGCCTTCAACCCCGAACGAAAACATACGAGTTGTTTCTTACTCTGACCTTATTGGGAAGTTGATATGA
- a CDS encoding phospholipase D-like domain-containing protein: MSVIQVAIPVLKGRSSIVVDKGRPWSVVEHMILEALAKCNWTAIELSKAAKMPRRVVIEAIIRLMRAGWVDLSEARGTITFHANSFGLANASKSELPKNFERIRRQINFTIDLVEGGVFRNHEWYVFDEYSLREREKTEVIVWIQPEAVAEVCDRGEFYETLLDYDEALVSAEPSGFSRKYILVAVRNGIMGRLPDREMPALRAAIVEAARSVSLNEIAKKNIYPVPGLVFASRSDVPEVRQVHFDITDLVLDGEAHRVALSHVFENAKKSIFIHSTFINEAKVLAWLPEITSAAKRGVKTHVFWGQSEDTPYVVSSRTSISNLTKNRDVQNLGEALVIYPFSTKSHAKLIVADSGKGGSFIAVVGSCNWFTSGFDSYEASVLLRDPHIVRDVVRYFAELSVAHNGVWSPVATELINISKALQDTPTSPRANAKASIVIGAQHGHFVLEARDTAKRRIFAASHRLGPVSDSSVITPIMTGARANNLKANVYFGRTTGAMWGNRPDGLIDEAAKSGVSIETIETPRLHAKMLAWDDDFVLVTSLNWLSAVSNDLGSPKEIGVYIEAKGVAETLIANFEGARGAIYADGV, from the coding sequence ATGAGCGTGATTCAGGTTGCAATTCCTGTCCTCAAGGGGCGATCAAGTATTGTGGTGGACAAAGGACGGCCGTGGAGTGTCGTCGAGCATATGATTCTTGAGGCACTTGCCAAGTGCAATTGGACGGCAATTGAGTTATCCAAGGCGGCAAAGATGCCGAGGCGCGTAGTTATCGAGGCGATCATTCGACTTATGAGGGCTGGCTGGGTAGATCTTTCAGAGGCAAGAGGTACCATCACATTTCATGCTAATTCCTTTGGACTTGCTAACGCCAGTAAATCTGAACTGCCAAAGAATTTTGAGCGAATACGCCGACAAATTAATTTCACGATTGATCTGGTGGAGGGCGGAGTATTCAGAAATCATGAATGGTATGTCTTTGACGAATATTCACTGCGTGAACGAGAAAAAACGGAGGTGATTGTTTGGATCCAGCCTGAGGCGGTGGCCGAGGTTTGTGATCGAGGTGAGTTTTACGAAACTCTCCTTGATTACGACGAGGCACTTGTCAGTGCCGAACCATCGGGATTTTCTAGAAAATATATTCTTGTCGCAGTCCGGAATGGGATTATGGGCCGGCTACCTGATCGCGAAATGCCGGCTCTGCGTGCGGCAATAGTTGAGGCGGCCAGATCAGTTAGCCTCAATGAGATTGCTAAGAAAAACATCTACCCAGTTCCAGGATTGGTATTCGCATCAAGGTCTGACGTACCCGAAGTACGCCAGGTTCATTTTGATATTACTGATTTAGTGCTTGATGGTGAAGCTCATCGAGTTGCCTTGAGTCATGTCTTTGAAAATGCTAAAAAGAGCATTTTTATTCATTCAACTTTTATTAATGAAGCAAAAGTTTTGGCTTGGTTGCCCGAAATCACTTCAGCGGCTAAACGTGGCGTGAAGACCCATGTATTCTGGGGGCAAAGCGAAGATACTCCGTATGTTGTGTCTAGTCGTACCAGTATATCTAATTTGACAAAGAATCGCGACGTGCAGAATCTTGGTGAAGCGTTGGTAATCTATCCATTTTCGACAAAGTCACATGCAAAATTAATCGTGGCTGACTCCGGGAAAGGCGGAAGTTTCATTGCAGTCGTCGGATCGTGCAATTGGTTTACGTCCGGATTTGATAGCTACGAAGCATCCGTACTGCTTCGCGATCCCCATATTGTTCGGGATGTAGTAAGGTATTTTGCTGAGCTATCAGTCGCACACAATGGGGTCTGGTCACCGGTCGCGACAGAACTTATAAATATAAGCAAGGCACTTCAGGACACACCAACATCGCCACGCGCAAATGCAAAGGCAAGTATTGTGATAGGCGCGCAGCATGGTCATTTTGTGCTGGAGGCACGGGACACCGCAAAACGCCGCATTTTTGCAGCAAGTCATCGACTTGGGCCGGTTTCCGATTCGTCAGTAATTACACCAATAATGACTGGTGCACGCGCAAACAACTTGAAAGCAAATGTCTATTTTGGCCGCACGACCGGTGCAATGTGGGGAAACAGGCCGGATGGCCTGATCGACGAAGCAGCGAAGTCTGGCGTATCTATCGAAACGATTGAAACGCCACGACTTCACGCCAAAATGTTGGCATGGGACGACGATTTCGTTTTGGTGACGAGCTTGAACTGGCTATCAGCCGTATCAAACGACCTTGGATCACCGAAAGAGATAGGAGTTTATATCGAGGCCAAGGGAGTTGCGGAAACATTGATTGCAAATTTCGAGGGCGCGCGTGGAGCTATCTATGCAGACGGGGTATAG
- a CDS encoding Lrp/AsnC family transcriptional regulator, giving the protein MDIVLDGLDRRILNALQTDASQTNQELAAHVHASAPTCLRRVKRLTDLGVIVRQVAIVAPEKVGAGLTALVEVTLDHQGDEHQLAFEALVAKVASVLQCYRVSPGPDFVLVVQVADMSAYHALAHQLFAAQKNVRNVKAYFSILRSKFETCIAV; this is encoded by the coding sequence ATGGATATCGTATTGGATGGGCTGGATCGTCGCATTTTGAATGCGCTGCAAACCGATGCCTCGCAAACTAACCAAGAGTTGGCGGCGCACGTTCATGCGTCCGCGCCAACTTGTTTGCGGCGGGTGAAGCGTTTAACTGATCTTGGTGTGATTGTGCGCCAGGTCGCGATTGTTGCGCCAGAAAAGGTGGGCGCGGGTTTGACGGCGTTGGTGGAGGTGACGCTGGACCATCAGGGCGATGAGCATCAATTGGCATTTGAGGCGCTGGTGGCAAAAGTGGCGTCAGTGTTGCAATGCTATCGGGTCTCGCCGGGGCCGGATTTTGTGTTGGTGGTGCAGGTGGCAGATATGTCGGCGTATCACGCGTTGGCGCATCAGTTATTTGCTGCGCAGAAGAATGTCCGTAACGTGAAGGCGTATTTTTCGATTTTACGCAGCAAGTTTGAGACCTGTATCGCGGTGTGA